The Sinomicrobium kalidii region CAATGAAAGCGGAGAATGGATACAGAAATAATTGTATATCCTTGTCCTTAAGAGCTTGTTTAAAAAGGGCATTTTTCTCTACAATAAATTCTTTTTAAATAAGCTCTAATGTTAAGGCAAGCCATAAAAGATCGTCTGAAATTATTTTTCAGGCGATTTTTTATTCAGGCCATCGAATTCATAACGTATGATAAACCATAAAACGCTTCGCGGAGTAAAGCGGGCGGACCAAAAGGAAAGGCCCGGAACCCCGGTTCTCGGTCAAAGAGTTGAAATCGGGGGCAAGGATCAAAGGTTGTGGGGTTTTGATTTGTTGTAGGTTCCCGTTTTGGTTTTGCCACGGATACACGAATGTTTTTTGGGTTGAATGTTGCAAGTGAGGTTGTGTTTTGGTTATTCAGGCATCACGCAATAACTCAGTACCTCCATTAACTCCATAACCTGTTGTTAACCCGACAACAAGACCATAATTTTTCACATTATGCAAAGGCTGCAATAAATGACGCTCAATTGAGGCAATACAACCGCTGTAACAAAAAGGAACCATTTCATAAATCGCAAGTCGTATCTCTCATGTCCCGCTGTCTTAGGTCCGAACGTCCACAATATCCACAACTTTTAGGAATGATCGCGAAAACCGGATTTTAAGAATGATGAAGCCATGGGACCGGCAGAAAAGGAAATTAAACCGGATGAAGGGCCCGACCTGACAGCCATAAATCAAATATATGATTGTCAGGTGATGATTAAACTCATGTTATAATAGTTTCCGGATGAGGTTATGAGGCAGATAAAATCGCAGAATGACCTGTTATAATACTTTTTTCTTCTAAAAATGTCTCCGGAAGGACAATTTCTTTTTAAGACATATTTTACGGATATTCTCCGGGATTTCAGGCGTTTTGTGTAGCTGACCAAAGAATAATTCCTACACAAAAAAACGGAAAGACAACACTTTCTTAACACCGGACTTTGTATAATACATTCACATTTAATATCTTGCAGACTGTTTTATAACTCAATATTTGATTTGGTATTTTTTATTTATTAACCTTAATTTTTAAATTTTAGTAGTATGTCATTTAAAGCAACATTAAGCGTAGGCGGAAAAAAAGTAAACATTTTAAGCGCCAACTACGATCTGGCACAGGAAGTAGATGCCACAGGACGACCTTCTTCGGTAACCCGGGGAGGGCGCATGAACCTTACCGTAGAATCCACCGGAGACTCTTTCTTCTTTGAGTGGATGACCAATAATTTCGAACGCAAGAACGGTGTGATCACTTACATTAAG contains the following coding sequences:
- the tssD gene encoding type VI secretion system tube protein TssD, yielding MSFKATLSVGGKKVNILSANYDLAQEVDATGRPSSVTRGGRMNLTVESTGDSFFFEWMTNNFERKNGVITYIKRDTDAKLREVNFTEGYLVKYKENFDHSGDNPLTETFTISCRMISSGGGEHINEWV